The following are from one region of the Paenibacillus bovis genome:
- the opp4A gene encoding oligopeptide ABC transporter substrate-binding protein: protein MWGSKKKKSVSILFMSLVLVLSACNSGGNSATPAADAPKTNESVKETGKFVSKTSNSEASIQGGILNYGLASDTPFEGILNPTFYEGNPDANVMQFFYPSLFAIDKNFDITDGGAANIKLSNDNKTVTVTINDKLNWTDGNPVTAEDYAFAFEVIGNKDYEGVRYDALMMNIVGMEDYHAGKAKTISGIKILNDKEVQIDFITATPSVKSGLWSYPLEKKVFGDMKIADMSASDAVRKDPIGYGPFKIKSMVTGESVEFEANKDYFLGAPKLDGVHLKVVNPNVLIESLKKGDVDYVDGFPVSLYDEKTNPTNIQFLGRQELAYNYLGFKLGKYDKAKGESVMDPNAKMANKSLRQAMGYAMNNAQVGAQLYKGLRTPATSLIIPAFANYYDSSLAGYTYNPEKAKQLLDAAGYVDKDGDGMREDPKGQPLVINYAAMSGDTVSEPLAKFYMQNWKDVGLNVQLMNGRLQEFNSFYDNVKADNPDIDIFSAAWGTGSDIDPSGLYGRQAPFNYSRFTSEDADKFLKEGTSPEAFDIEFRKNAYKQWQQLMFDEAPVIPTLYRYELQAVNKRVKNLDISYDAGYDTLAKVELSADKPVTQ from the coding sequence ATGTGGGGAAGTAAAAAGAAAAAATCTGTATCCATTCTGTTCATGTCTCTGGTACTGGTATTATCTGCGTGTAACAGTGGCGGCAATTCGGCTACACCAGCAGCAGACGCACCAAAAACAAATGAAAGTGTCAAGGAGACCGGCAAGTTTGTCAGCAAAACTTCGAACAGTGAAGCATCTATTCAGGGTGGTATTCTAAATTATGGATTGGCTTCGGATACTCCTTTTGAAGGGATTTTGAATCCTACATTTTATGAAGGGAATCCCGATGCGAATGTAATGCAATTTTTCTATCCTTCCCTATTCGCTATTGATAAAAACTTCGATATCACGGACGGTGGAGCAGCGAATATCAAACTGTCCAATGATAATAAAACCGTTACTGTCACAATCAATGACAAGCTGAACTGGACAGACGGTAATCCGGTTACAGCAGAAGATTATGCTTTTGCTTTTGAAGTAATCGGTAACAAAGATTATGAAGGTGTTCGTTATGATGCATTGATGATGAACATTGTGGGTATGGAAGATTACCATGCCGGTAAAGCTAAAACAATCTCTGGTATTAAAATCCTGAATGATAAAGAAGTACAGATCGACTTTATTACAGCTACTCCTTCGGTGAAATCCGGCCTATGGAGCTATCCATTGGAGAAAAAAGTATTCGGAGATATGAAGATTGCCGATATGTCTGCTTCTGACGCAGTACGCAAAGATCCAATTGGTTATGGACCTTTCAAAATCAAATCGATGGTTACAGGAGAGTCCGTTGAGTTCGAAGCCAACAAAGATTACTTCCTTGGTGCGCCAAAGCTGGATGGCGTACATCTGAAAGTAGTTAATCCGAATGTACTGATTGAATCCCTGAAAAAAGGCGACGTTGATTATGTAGATGGTTTCCCTGTCAGCCTGTATGACGAGAAAACAAATCCTACAAATATTCAATTCCTGGGTCGTCAGGAATTGGCTTATAACTATCTCGGATTCAAGCTGGGTAAATATGACAAAGCCAAAGGCGAAAGCGTAATGGACCCGAATGCCAAAATGGCAAACAAATCCCTGCGTCAAGCTATGGGTTACGCAATGAACAATGCTCAGGTAGGTGCACAGCTGTACAAAGGACTGCGTACACCGGCTACGTCATTGATTATCCCTGCATTTGCAAACTATTATGATTCTAGTCTGGCAGGGTACACCTACAATCCGGAAAAAGCAAAACAACTGCTGGATGCAGCAGGTTATGTGGATAAAGACGGCGATGGAATGCGTGAAGATCCAAAAGGTCAACCGCTGGTTATCAATTATGCAGCGATGAGTGGTGATACTGTCTCTGAGCCACTTGCCAAATTCTACATGCAAAACTGGAAAGATGTTGGTCTGAATGTTCAGCTGATGAACGGAAGACTGCAGGAGTTTAACTCTTTCTATGACAATGTTAAAGCAGATAACCCGGATATTGATATTTTCAGTGCTGCTTGGGGTACAGGTAGTGATATCGATCCATCCGGTCTGTATGGTCGTCAAGCACCATTCAACTATTCCCGTTTCACTAGTGAAGATGCAGATAAGTTCCTGAAAGAAGGAACTTCACCAGAAGCATTTGACATTGAATTCCGCAAAAATGCTTACAAACAATGGCAGCAGTTGATGTTTGATGAAGCTCCGGTTATTCCAACACTGTATCGTTATGAACTGCAGGCAGTGAACAAACGTGTCAAAAACCTCGATATCTCCTATGATGCTGGTTACGATACGCTTGCCAAAGTTGAGCTGTCCGCTGACAAGCCTGTCACTCAGTAA
- a CDS encoding ABC transporter permease translates to MRVETVAPIETIQKSPSNWSILGRELLKDKLAIGSLIFLVLFLIGIYGSITLINQDEVTKIDLMAIQAAPSADHWLGTDDAGRDIFGQLVIGARNSFTIGFMITILSAAIGLTIGLIAGFFGGLVDNIIMRFIDFILVLPFLMLVIVFVTIIPKYGVWEFIAIMTAFLWVGKARLIRAKVLAERELDYVQASKTLGTPNWKIIAFGILPNLSSIVIVNLTLNLAGNIGIETGLSYLGFGLPDGTPSLGTLVSSATNPVVLEQYWWNWLPASLLILILILAINFIGQALKRATDAKQRLG, encoded by the coding sequence ATGCGTGTAGAGACTGTTGCACCTATCGAAACGATTCAAAAATCGCCTTCAAACTGGTCTATTCTGGGTCGTGAGCTACTCAAAGACAAACTGGCGATCGGTTCACTGATCTTTCTGGTATTGTTCCTGATCGGTATCTATGGCTCGATCACACTGATTAATCAGGATGAAGTAACCAAAATTGATCTAATGGCAATTCAGGCTGCTCCGAGTGCAGATCACTGGCTCGGAACTGATGATGCCGGACGTGATATTTTTGGTCAGCTGGTTATTGGAGCGCGTAACTCGTTTACGATTGGATTTATGATTACAATCCTGTCTGCGGCGATCGGGCTGACTATTGGTCTGATTGCAGGATTTTTTGGTGGACTGGTAGATAATATTATTATGCGTTTTATTGATTTTATTCTCGTGCTTCCTTTCCTGATGCTGGTTATCGTCTTCGTAACCATTATTCCCAAATATGGAGTCTGGGAATTTATCGCCATCATGACTGCATTTCTCTGGGTTGGCAAAGCAAGATTGATTCGTGCCAAGGTGCTGGCGGAACGTGAACTGGATTATGTCCAGGCTTCCAAAACACTCGGTACTCCCAATTGGAAAATCATCGCGTTTGGGATACTGCCTAACTTAAGCTCTATCGTTATTGTTAACCTTACTCTGAATCTGGCCGGTAATATCGGGATTGAGACAGGGTTGTCTTACTTGGGTTTTGGTCTGCCTGATGGAACACCGAGTTTGGGTACACTGGTAAGCAGTGCAACCAACCCGGTCGTGTTAGAGCAGTACTGGTGGAACTGGTTACCGGCATCGCTGCTGATTTTGATTCTGATTTTGGCAATCAACTTTATTGGACAGGCGCTCAAGCGTGCAACTGATGCCAAGCAGCGATTGGGATAA
- the opp4B gene encoding oligopeptide ABC transporter permease, which translates to MWKFTLRRILIMIPQLFVLSVLIFFVAKAMPGDALSGAIEANPKVSAQVLEEQREKLGLNDPAWVQYGRWLGNLFQGDLGKSYVHKVGVTDLIGSRLANTFYLGVAILILTYVISIPLGILSGRYQNTLLDKTITGYTYLSFATPIFIFSLLMLFVFGFRLGWFPTSGSVDVGVQPGTWSYYVNKFYHLILPACAGALVSTTATIQYLRNEVIDTRLKDFVKTARSKGVPESKVYSRHILRNSLLPIAAFLGYDLTAVLAGNLFIESIFGYPGLGQLFLQSITQRDFSVVTALVMLSGLLALIGTLLSDLILSWVDPRIRMG; encoded by the coding sequence ATGTGGAAATTTACGCTTCGCCGTATCCTGATCATGATTCCCCAGCTGTTCGTGCTCAGTGTACTGATCTTTTTTGTAGCCAAAGCGATGCCGGGGGATGCACTCAGTGGAGCGATTGAAGCCAATCCAAAGGTTAGCGCACAGGTTCTGGAAGAACAGCGTGAGAAGCTGGGACTGAATGATCCTGCCTGGGTACAATACGGACGCTGGCTCGGTAATCTGTTCCAGGGTGATCTTGGTAAATCCTATGTACATAAAGTAGGGGTAACCGATCTTATCGGAAGCAGGCTGGCCAATACCTTTTATCTGGGTGTGGCTATTCTGATTCTAACTTATGTGATTTCGATTCCGCTCGGAATATTAAGCGGCAGGTATCAGAATACATTGCTTGATAAGACGATAACCGGTTATACCTATCTCAGTTTTGCTACTCCAATATTTATTTTCTCGCTACTCATGCTGTTCGTGTTCGGCTTCCGGCTCGGCTGGTTCCCAACAAGTGGAAGTGTGGATGTAGGCGTCCAGCCAGGAACATGGTCGTATTATGTAAATAAATTCTACCATCTGATCTTGCCGGCATGTGCAGGTGCGCTGGTTAGTACCACAGCAACTATTCAATATCTGCGTAACGAAGTCATTGATACAAGGCTCAAGGATTTTGTGAAAACAGCCCGTTCCAAAGGAGTACCGGAATCCAAAGTATATTCCCGTCATATCCTGCGTAACTCGCTGCTGCCAATTGCAGCTTTTCTGGGCTATGATCTGACGGCTGTACTGGCAGGCAATCTGTTTATCGAATCCATTTTCGGTTATCCGGGACTGGGCCAACTGTTCTTGCAATCTATCACACAACGCGATTTCTCCGTTGTTACAGCGCTGGTTATGTTGTCCGGCCTGCTCGCGTTAATCGGTACTTTGTTATCTGATCTTATTCTGAGCTGGGTGGATCCGCGTATTCGAATGGGTTAA
- a CDS encoding ABC transporter ATP-binding protein: MALLELNNLKVHYPIRGGFFQRVVDHVKAVDGVSIRIEPGTTYGLVGESGCGKTTTGRAIIGLNKITDGTVTFEGQDLTRMAHKNQHPLRRDIQMIFQDPYSSLNSRKRVMDIIAEPLRNFEKLSPEEERRRVQNLLDRVGLNPEAAFKYPHEFSGGQRQRIGIARALTLNPKLIIADEPVSALDVSVQAQVLNFMKEIQKEFNLTYLFISHDLGIVRHMCDEIGIMYRGRLVEQGNTDDIYENPQHIYTKRLITAIPNIDPAQRQESARTRQQIMVSYQQDLKELMDAEGKPLALKTISPSHQVALP, from the coding sequence ATGGCATTGCTGGAGCTAAATAACCTCAAAGTGCATTATCCGATTCGCGGCGGCTTTTTCCAGCGTGTCGTGGATCACGTCAAAGCAGTAGACGGTGTGTCTATCCGCATCGAACCTGGAACTACATATGGACTGGTCGGTGAATCGGGCTGTGGCAAAACGACAACCGGACGCGCCATTATCGGCTTAAACAAAATAACAGATGGAACCGTTACGTTTGAAGGTCAGGATCTGACACGCATGGCCCACAAAAATCAGCATCCGCTGCGCAGGGATATCCAGATGATTTTTCAGGATCCTTATTCTTCACTGAACAGCAGAAAGCGGGTTATGGATATTATTGCAGAACCCCTGCGTAACTTTGAAAAGCTTAGTCCTGAAGAAGAACGGCGCCGTGTGCAGAATCTGCTCGACCGAGTGGGTCTAAATCCCGAGGCGGCTTTCAAATATCCACATGAGTTTTCCGGTGGACAACGACAGCGGATCGGAATCGCACGAGCACTGACATTGAATCCCAAGCTGATTATTGCGGATGAACCGGTATCTGCACTGGATGTATCGGTACAGGCCCAGGTACTGAACTTTATGAAAGAAATTCAAAAAGAGTTCAATCTGACCTACCTGTTTATCAGTCATGATCTGGGTATTGTCCGTCATATGTGTGATGAGATCGGGATCATGTATCGCGGTCGTCTGGTCGAACAGGGCAATACGGACGATATTTATGAGAATCCACAGCATATTTATACCAAACGTCTGATTACAGCTATTCCAAACATAGACCCGGCGCAGCGCCAGGAAAGTGCACGTACAAGACAACAGATTATGGTGTCATATCAGCAGGACCTCAAAGAGCTTATGGATGCGGAGGGCAAGCCACTGGCTTTGAAAACAATTAGCCCATCTCATCAGGTAGCACTACCGTAA
- a CDS encoding ABC transporter ATP-binding protein, giving the protein MNTEPVLQIKDLSVSFRIRDEYYPAVDQLDLTINKNEVLAIVGESGCGKSALALSLTRLHDVKNTRIDGGLIFKGQDLNKLSPGQMNKIRGSEIGMIFQDPLTALNPLMTIGRQIEENLDYHTTLSKKEKTNRIYELLEHVNITNPQRVYNQYPHELSGGMRQRVMIAIAIACRPSLIIADEPTTALDVTIQSQILDLLKQLQAETEAGIVLITHDLGVVAEMADRVVVMYAGEIVEVATVMDLFNNPLHPYTRSLLASMPGANAGQDQLHVIHGRVPSLQNIPRGSCRFSERIPWIPQTAHAQNPQLDEVGPGHWVRCSCYQHFHFEDEGKGLVMDGIAGAK; this is encoded by the coding sequence TTGAATACAGAACCGGTATTGCAAATCAAAGATCTGTCGGTGTCTTTCCGCATTAGGGATGAGTATTATCCGGCTGTCGACCAGCTTGATTTAACCATCAACAAAAACGAGGTTTTGGCTATCGTGGGTGAATCGGGTTGTGGTAAAAGTGCTTTGGCACTTTCCCTGACACGGCTGCATGATGTCAAAAATACACGAATTGATGGAGGACTCATTTTTAAGGGTCAGGATCTGAACAAGCTGTCACCTGGACAGATGAACAAAATTCGTGGCTCGGAAATTGGCATGATTTTTCAGGATCCGTTGACGGCATTGAATCCGTTAATGACAATCGGCAGACAGATTGAAGAGAATCTGGATTATCATACAACCCTGTCCAAAAAGGAAAAAACCAATCGTATTTATGAACTTCTGGAGCATGTAAACATTACAAATCCGCAGCGTGTATACAACCAGTATCCACATGAATTGTCTGGAGGTATGCGGCAACGTGTCATGATTGCTATCGCGATCGCCTGCCGGCCATCCTTGATTATTGCTGATGAGCCGACAACCGCGCTCGATGTAACGATTCAGTCGCAGATCCTGGATCTGCTGAAGCAGCTGCAGGCAGAGACAGAAGCCGGTATTGTATTAATCACTCATGATCTGGGCGTTGTTGCCGAGATGGCGGATCGGGTCGTTGTTATGTATGCGGGAGAGATTGTAGAGGTTGCCACTGTAATGGATCTGTTCAATAATCCGCTGCATCCCTATACACGCTCACTGCTGGCTTCGATGCCGGGCGCCAATGCCGGACAGGATCAGCTGCATGTTATTCATGGACGTGTTCCTTCCTTGCAGAACATTCCGCGCGGTTCCTGCCGATTCTCGGAACGTATTCCATGGATTCCGCAGACGGCCCATGCGCAGAATCCTCAGCTGGATGAAGTAGGCCCGGGACACTGGGTACGCTGTTCATGCTATCAGCATTTTCATTTCGAAGATGAAGGAAAGGGGCTCGTTATGGATGGCATTGCTGGAGCTAAATAA
- a CDS encoding aromatic acid exporter family protein codes for MGFRVIKTAIAALLAVVAASTLGISSAMSAALLAILGVDVTRKRSLQTISARFFASLIGMVCAFVLFSIFGFQHWVFALYILLAFPIITRAGFSGGIVTSSVIVVHIYNGGLLTAHAMFVEVELLLIGLGSAAIVNLVYMPNPYKRLNAIRREVNDLLSQMFDQIARTLHEPAYVWDGEEVIQATAKVEQGHTAAKRELENQMLHPDESWIVYFYMRKQHLDSIQNMMQLVAQVYSKMPQGDQAAEIFEQLAQDVKTPYYTGKTEKLLLQFEEDFSKTRLPVTREEFEVYSAILQLCRELEQYLKISKRDKARNPLLTQDNKVK; via the coding sequence ATGGGCTTTCGCGTGATCAAGACCGCCATTGCTGCACTGCTGGCTGTTGTAGCAGCGAGCACGCTGGGAATCAGCAGCGCAATGTCGGCAGCACTGCTCGCCATACTGGGAGTGGATGTTACACGCAAACGCAGTCTTCAGACCATATCTGCCCGTTTTTTTGCATCCTTGATCGGAATGGTATGTGCGTTTGTTTTATTTTCAATTTTTGGATTTCAGCACTGGGTATTTGCGCTGTACATTTTGCTTGCTTTTCCAATCATCACGCGTGCTGGCTTCAGCGGCGGAATTGTAACAAGTTCAGTAATTGTGGTGCACATTTATAACGGAGGACTGCTTACTGCGCATGCCATGTTCGTCGAAGTGGAACTGCTGTTGATCGGACTGGGCTCGGCTGCTATCGTCAATCTGGTATATATGCCAAATCCATATAAGCGGCTAAATGCTATTCGCCGGGAAGTGAATGATCTGCTATCCCAGATGTTTGACCAGATTGCTCGTACACTGCATGAGCCTGCCTACGTATGGGATGGGGAAGAAGTGATTCAGGCAACTGCCAAAGTAGAGCAGGGACACACAGCCGCCAAGCGTGAGCTGGAAAATCAGATGCTGCATCCGGATGAATCGTGGATCGTGTACTTTTACATGCGTAAGCAGCATCTGGATTCTATTCAGAATATGATGCAGCTGGTAGCACAGGTATACAGCAAGATGCCCCAGGGAGATCAGGCTGCCGAGATTTTCGAGCAGCTGGCACAGGATGTCAAAACGCCCTATTATACAGGGAAAACAGAAAAGCTGCTTTTACAATTCGAAGAAGATTTCAGTAAAACCAGACTGCCGGTGACACGCGAGGAGTTTGAAGTATATTCTGCTATTTTGCAGCTGTGCAGGGAGTTGGAACAGTATCTCAAAATTTCTAAGCGGGATAAAGCAAGAAACCCCTTGCTAACTCAGGATAATAAGGTAAAATAA
- a CDS encoding carboxypeptidase M32 → MEQNVEQVLSSFRQLVRKISSYHEALGLLGWDLRTGAPRKGAEMRADTIGMLSTEVFKLSISEEMGSYIDFLSRSEIFDQLSDIDQRSVTECRKEYERSQKVPPEKIQKYSSLTTHAQTVWEEAKHNNDFQGFEPMLAEIVDMNREFIDYWGVKDTRYDTLLDMYEPDMTVAKLDAVFDRLKSRLVPLLQKIQESSDKPDNSFLKQEYDLKKQEEIGLFLLEQMGYDFQAGRLDESEHPFATGLNPGDVRITTHYYPEDLMSAIFSSLHEGGHALYEQNISADLVGTPLATGTSMGIHESQSRFWENIVGRSRVFWDHYYDKLQSLFPDQLADVTKEQFYRAANMVENSLIRIEADELTYNLHIIVRYEIEKMIFNENLAVADLPKVWNSKYEEYLGITPPNDAQGVLQDVHWSGGDFGYFASYSLGNMYAAQITQTMRKELPEFEQWIAAGDLLPIKEWLSDKIYRYGKSRTPSELIMAITGEELNPDYLADYLEEKYTEIYKL, encoded by the coding sequence ATGGAACAAAATGTAGAACAGGTATTAAGCTCATTCCGACAGCTGGTCCGCAAGATCAGCAGCTACCATGAAGCACTTGGCCTGCTGGGCTGGGATCTGCGTACAGGCGCTCCGCGCAAAGGAGCAGAGATGCGTGCAGATACGATCGGGATGCTCTCAACCGAAGTATTCAAACTCTCCATATCCGAAGAAATGGGCAGCTATATCGATTTCCTGTCCCGTTCGGAGATATTTGATCAGCTGAGCGATATAGATCAACGCTCGGTAACCGAATGCCGTAAGGAATACGAACGTAGCCAAAAAGTTCCACCCGAAAAGATTCAAAAGTACTCCAGTCTGACCACTCATGCCCAGACCGTATGGGAAGAGGCGAAGCATAATAATGACTTCCAGGGCTTTGAGCCGATGCTGGCCGAAATCGTGGACATGAATCGTGAATTTATTGATTACTGGGGAGTCAAGGATACCCGCTATGATACACTGCTCGATATGTATGAGCCGGATATGACCGTAGCCAAGCTGGATGCTGTTTTTGACCGGTTAAAATCACGGTTGGTTCCTCTTCTGCAAAAAATTCAGGAGTCCAGTGACAAACCCGATAATTCATTCCTCAAGCAGGAATATGATCTGAAGAAGCAAGAGGAGATCGGTCTGTTCCTGCTGGAGCAAATGGGCTATGATTTCCAGGCAGGACGTCTGGATGAAAGTGAGCATCCTTTTGCAACAGGACTTAATCCGGGAGATGTGCGTATTACAACGCATTATTATCCGGAAGATCTGATGAGCGCTATCTTCAGCTCGCTGCATGAAGGGGGTCATGCGCTGTACGAACAGAACATCTCGGCAGATCTGGTCGGTACACCGCTGGCTACCGGTACGTCGATGGGGATTCATGAATCCCAGTCTCGTTTCTGGGAAAATATTGTAGGACGCAGCCGTGTATTCTGGGATCATTATTATGATAAGCTGCAGTCTCTGTTCCCGGATCAACTGGCTGACGTAACCAAAGAGCAGTTTTATCGTGCTGCCAATATGGTAGAGAATTCATTGATTCGTATCGAAGCGGATGAGCTTACTTATAATCTGCACATCATTGTACGCTACGAAATCGAGAAAATGATTTTCAACGAGAATTTGGCTGTAGCCGATCTGCCAAAAGTGTGGAACAGCAAATATGAAGAGTATCTGGGCATTACACCACCAAATGATGCACAGGGCGTACTACAAGATGTACATTGGTCCGGCGGTGACTTTGGTTATTTTGCCTCCTATTCGCTCGGTAATATGTATGCTGCCCAAATTACACAGACGATGCGCAAGGAGCTGCCGGAGTTTGAACAATGGATTGCTGCAGGTGATTTGCTGCCGATCAAAGAATGGTTGAGCGATAAGATCTATCGTTACGGTAAAAGCAGAACACCATCCGAATTGATCATGGCTATTACCGGTGAAGAACTGAATCCGGATTATCTGGCTGACTATCTGGAAGAGAAATATACAGAGATTTATAAACTCTAA
- a CDS encoding beta-class carbonic anhydrase: protein MDSVTNIMKYNEQFVQTKEYEAYRSSPFPEKKLVILTCMDTRLTELLPKAMNIRNGDAKIIKNAGAVISHPYGSVMRSVLVGLYELQAEEVIVVGHHGCGMAALNADHMINEIKERGVSPTVLSTLEHSGIDLKSWLQGFGNEKQGVINSVEIIKNHPLLPPHVPVHGMIIDPATGQLELLVNGYSQQETSL from the coding sequence ATGGATTCAGTTACAAATATTATGAAGTATAACGAGCAATTCGTGCAGACCAAGGAATATGAAGCTTATCGTTCTAGTCCGTTTCCAGAGAAAAAACTGGTTATTCTGACCTGCATGGATACGCGTCTAACCGAGCTGCTGCCCAAAGCAATGAATATCCGCAATGGCGATGCCAAAATCATCAAAAATGCGGGCGCCGTTATTTCCCATCCTTATGGAAGTGTTATGCGTAGTGTGCTGGTTGGTCTATACGAACTGCAAGCCGAAGAGGTTATCGTTGTCGGTCACCACGGCTGCGGTATGGCTGCACTTAATGCAGATCATATGATCAACGAGATCAAGGAACGCGGCGTTTCTCCAACTGTACTGTCAACTCTGGAACATTCAGGAATTGATTTGAAAAGTTGGCTGCAAGGGTTTGGTAATGAAAAGCAAGGGGTAATAAACAGTGTGGAGATTATTAAGAATCATCCATTACTTCCCCCCCATGTACCAGTACACGGCATGATCATTGACCCCGCAACAGGTCAACTGGAATTGCTTGTGAATGGGTACTCCCAACAAGAGACATCATTGTAG
- a CDS encoding PadR family transcriptional regulator, producing MNTLSYGLLALLARKRSSGYDLMLRIQPFWQAKHSQIYPLLSRMEEQQLLTAEWVKQTDKPDKKIYAITPLGEQRLHEWMQMPASEPVTRDELVLKAFCLWITDKDTALALFRKRSIFYQEQIHYFEQAIHKMPDESHQFGSQDFGLYILRQKALGTARSNMEWTTWVIDMLKNAAPPEMSSEPQHH from the coding sequence ATGAATACGCTATCGTATGGTTTACTTGCACTGCTTGCACGCAAACGTTCATCGGGATATGACCTGATGCTCAGAATCCAGCCTTTCTGGCAAGCCAAACACAGTCAGATTTACCCACTGCTCTCACGGATGGAAGAACAACAGTTGTTGACTGCAGAATGGGTAAAACAAACCGACAAACCGGACAAAAAAATCTATGCGATCACTCCACTGGGTGAACAGCGTCTGCATGAATGGATGCAAATGCCTGCCAGTGAACCAGTTACACGGGATGAGCTGGTGCTCAAAGCGTTCTGTCTGTGGATTACGGACAAGGACACCGCACTCGCATTGTTCCGCAAAAGATCTATTTTCTATCAGGAACAGATTCATTATTTCGAACAGGCAATTCACAAAATGCCTGACGAGAGCCACCAGTTCGGTTCTCAGGATTTTGGATTGTATATTTTGCGGCAAAAAGCACTTGGAACTGCAAGATCGAATATGGAATGGACCACCTGGGTCATCGATATGCTGAAAAATGCGGCTCCACCAGAAATGTCTTCCGAACCACAGCATCACTAG
- a CDS encoding YxcD family protein, whose protein sequence is MRLSMDEIINAVCLNIAERKGIQPTDVTVQLAWEEDTGYTAEVWAQGRSQYLIESNLIEAILRYMFSEYNARVFREQVELIINDDVEEIQAIIHDN, encoded by the coding sequence ATGCGGCTTAGCATGGATGAGATTATTAATGCAGTATGTCTGAACATCGCCGAACGTAAAGGCATTCAGCCTACGGATGTAACAGTTCAGCTGGCCTGGGAAGAAGATACAGGCTATACTGCAGAGGTCTGGGCGCAGGGTCGTAGCCAGTACCTTATTGAAAGTAATCTCATTGAAGCTATTCTGCGGTATATGTTTTCCGAATACAACGCGAGAGTATTCCGGGAACAGGTTGAATTAATTATCAACGATGACGTAGAAGAGATTCAGGCTATTATTCACGACAATTAA